The Arachis hypogaea cultivar Tifrunner chromosome 14, arahy.Tifrunner.gnm2.J5K5, whole genome shotgun sequence genome has a segment encoding these proteins:
- the LOC112742338 gene encoding pectinesterase-like, translated as MEKKRKIIVSIVVSLSLILVAVVATGVIMAVNNKKSNGADEVQNTKERFTSLMCRNTQEDQNLCREVLSQVDGSSSSDPKAYIDAAVNDIRDSVTTALKMITTEEEFSKDDNGIKMAIDGCKEVMESALSSLDLFSNALRSNHDINSVQTQSPDLKNWLSAVISYQQSCVDIFEDQNEGERKIKEQLQSQSLDRVEKVSIITLDIVTGLAKIIEDLGVHVQMKPISSSGRVLREEVDNEGFPDWFSSSDRKLLAKDVKFYVPNVVVAKDGSGNFRTIQDAINSYPKTKNFQGRYIIYVKTGIYKENCTVPSHAMNVFMYGDGPTKTIVTASMSNVTHNLKTMLTATFVNKAGMFLAKDMRFENAAGAKGHQAVALRNVGDFSAFYNCHIHGYQDTLYVQANRQFYRNCEIAGTVDFIFGTSPAVIQRSKLIVRMPLPTQFNVLVADGTVERNMTTGIVIQECQIVPDSMFDPVKYQIKTYLGRPWKEGSRAVIMESYLGDWINLEGWAPHDGNEMKGFLDICEYGNTGPAASVHGRIKWKGYRGIITKNEAMRFTVAEFLKGGPNNSADQWLNALGVPFDSGFLRP; from the exons atggaaaagaaaagaaaaatcatagTATCAATAGTTGTTTCACTTTCGCTCATCCTTGTGGCGGTAGTTGCCACTGGGGTCATCATGGCCGTTAATAACAAGAAAAGCAATGGCGCTGATGAAGTGCAAAACACTAAAGAAAGGTTCACGAGTCTCATGTGCCGCAACACACAAGAGGATCAAAACCTCTGTCGCGAGGTTCTAAGCCAAGTTGATGGTTCTTCTTCTTCCGACCCGAAAGCATATATCGACGCCGCCGTGAACGATATCAGAGACAGCGTCACCACCGCCCTAAAGATGATAACGACTGAGGAGGAGTTCTCCAAAGATGACAATGGAATCAAGATGGCCATTGATGGTTGCAAAGAAGTCATGGAGTCCGCATTGAGCAGCCTCGATCTTTTCAGCAATGCGCTTCGCAGCAATCACGACATTAACTCCGTGCAAACGCAAAGCCCCGACCTCAAGAACTGGCTTAGCGCCGTTATCTCATATCAGCAATCTTGTGTTGACATTTTTGAAGATCAAAatgaaggagagagaaaaatcaaAGAACAACTACAAAGCCAGAGTTTGGATCGTGTTGAGAAGGTTTCCATCATAACTCTCGATATTGTTACTGGTTTAGCTAAGATCATTGAAGATCTTGGTGTGCATGTGCAAATGAAACCCATTTCTTCTTCTGGGCGTGTTCTTCGCGAAGAGGTTGATAACGAGGGGTTCCCCGATTGGTTTTCCTCTTCAGATCGCAAGCTGTTGGCGAAGGATGTGAAGTTTTATGTTCCAAATGTAGTGGTTGCTAAAGATGGTAGTGGAAACTTTAGGACGATTCAGGATGCAATTAACTCATACCCAAAGACAAAGAATTTTCAGGGAAGGTACATTATCTATGTTAAGACGGGGATCTATAAGGAGAATTGTACGGTTCCATCTCATGCAATGAACGTTTTCATGTATGGCGATGGCCCTACTAAGACCATTGTCACTGCTAGTATGAGCAATGTCACCCACAACCTCAAGACCATGTTAACTGCCACTTTTG TGAATAAAGCGGGAATGTTTCTTGCGAAGGACATGAGGTTCGAGAATGCAGCTGGTGCAAAAGGGCACCAAGCAGTTGCACTCAGAAATGTAGGAGATTTTTCAGCTTTTTATAACTGCCACATACACGGTTATCAAGACACTTTGTATGTTCAAGCCAACAGACAATTCTACCGCAACTGCGAAATTGCTGGAACAGTTGACTTTATCTTCGGTACATCCCCCGCCGTGATCCAGAGAAGCAAGCTCATTGTGAGGATGCCCTTGCCAACTCAGTTCAATGTGTTGGTCGCAGATGGCACCGTCGAGAGGAATATGACTACTGGCATTGTGATTCAGGAATGCCAGATTGTTCCAGATTCAATGTTTGACCCTGTCAAATATCAAATCAAGACTTATTTGGGTAGGCCATGGAAGGAAGGATCGAGAGCAGTAATTATGGAATCATATCTGGGTGATTGGATTAATCTGGAAGGATGGGCCCCTCATGATGGCAATGAGATGAAAGGCTTCTTAGATATTTGTGAGTATGGAAATACCGGACCAGCTGCTTCAGTTCATGGAAGAATCAAGTGGAAGGGATATCGTGGTATAATAACCAAGAATGAAGCAATGCGATTCACTGTTGCTGAATTCCTCAAGGGTGGACCTAACAATAGTGCTGACCAATGGTTGAACGCTCTTGGTGTTCCTTTTGACAGTGGTTTTCTAAGACCATAA